A single region of the Bacillota bacterium genome encodes:
- a CDS encoding regulator encodes MPETSILIALTLSFVLVMASIAQPAVDTPFLQETAEKYSLGDSGANDVRAVAVDIQGNIWAATRAGIYLLDKTQNRWRAATAPEHAGPAFVAFTDSNGRVWLGAWDGLYRATDSGLQKVPGVAQPVSALCEVNGEILAFGPDGMWRIKGDSVTPQNLPCARSVRAVLPDGNGGIWIGTDVGLFHHSLSGTTWHYDEQHLLSASVRGLAFAPNGHLWIGGLGGITIHRDGHRVGQITAANGLPSVQVQCVRRTPDGRMWVGTPVGVTRTDGKRWSLLHSLRWLPDDDVRDVAFEKDGTAWVATAGGLSAIRRRMLTLSEKAQYYLSVCLARHVREPGLVEKCFLQVPGDVSTWKPRDDDNDGEYTGMYLAMESFRYAATKDPSARENARKAFHALRFLQTVTDTPGFVARTVIPAEWKPMNDPNRVYTDAEWAEEHVRDPRHKRVHERWRLSKDGNWLWKGDTSSDEITGHFYGYLFFYDLAADEQDKQQVREHVRRVMDYIIDGGYVLRDIDGTHTRWGVWSPEKLNGDPDWAPERGINSVEILSFLKAAHHMIGDAKYEREYRRLLDEHGYRENVKRAKTFNRAWRTHIDDELLALAFPALLLYENDADLKRLYRQALDTWYEGVKHDQNPWFHFLYASLTGSPPEMGDSLMFLRDAPLDLVRWTVDNTRREDLKLVRAPEIDPWQTDRLPPPSERGVMRWDDNPWRAVQGDGGQTESDGVFWLLPYWMGRYYGYILPPEQSK; translated from the coding sequence ATGCCAGAAACCTCCATCTTGATTGCGCTTACCCTGTCGTTCGTACTCGTCATGGCGAGCATCGCCCAGCCCGCTGTGGATACGCCTTTTCTGCAGGAAACCGCTGAGAAATACTCTCTGGGAGACTCAGGGGCAAATGATGTACGCGCGGTTGCTGTGGACATCCAAGGCAACATCTGGGCGGCAACCCGCGCCGGCATTTACCTTCTGGACAAAACACAGAACCGCTGGAGAGCAGCGACCGCCCCCGAACATGCAGGGCCCGCTTTCGTCGCCTTCACGGATAGTAACGGGCGCGTCTGGCTGGGTGCATGGGACGGGCTGTATCGCGCGACCGATAGTGGTTTACAAAAAGTGCCCGGCGTCGCGCAACCGGTATCCGCTCTCTGTGAAGTGAACGGTGAGATACTGGCTTTCGGTCCCGATGGGATGTGGCGGATAAAAGGCGATTCGGTAACGCCGCAAAACCTGCCCTGTGCGCGAAGCGTCCGAGCGGTATTGCCAGACGGTAACGGCGGCATCTGGATTGGCACCGACGTGGGATTGTTTCACCATTCTTTGTCTGGCACCACGTGGCACTACGACGAGCAGCACCTGCTGAGCGCATCGGTGCGGGGACTGGCGTTCGCCCCAAATGGGCACCTCTGGATTGGCGGTCTGGGGGGCATTACTATCCATCGCGATGGACACCGTGTGGGGCAAATCACCGCCGCCAATGGGCTGCCCAGCGTGCAGGTGCAGTGTGTGCGTCGCACGCCAGATGGCAGAATGTGGGTGGGCACGCCAGTCGGCGTGACCCGCACGGACGGCAAACGGTGGTCTCTGTTGCACAGCCTGCGCTGGCTGCCCGACGATGACGTACGTGATGTCGCATTTGAAAAAGACGGAACTGCGTGGGTGGCTACCGCTGGCGGGCTCAGCGCGATACGCAGGCGTATGCTGACCCTGTCGGAAAAGGCTCAATACTACCTGAGCGTTTGCCTCGCTCGCCATGTGCGTGAACCCGGTCTGGTCGAGAAATGTTTCCTGCAGGTGCCGGGCGATGTCAGCACCTGGAAACCACGCGATGACGACAACGACGGCGAGTATACAGGCATGTATCTCGCGATGGAATCCTTCCGGTATGCCGCCACTAAAGACCCCTCCGCCCGTGAGAACGCGCGCAAAGCGTTTCATGCCCTGCGCTTTTTGCAAACGGTGACCGATACGCCCGGATTCGTGGCGCGAACGGTCATCCCGGCGGAATGGAAGCCCATGAACGACCCCAACCGCGTGTACACCGATGCCGAGTGGGCAGAAGAACACGTGAGGGACCCCCGTCACAAGCGCGTGCACGAGCGATGGCGGCTGAGCAAAGATGGTAACTGGCTCTGGAAGGGGGATACCAGCAGTGACGAAATCACCGGACATTTTTATGGCTATCTGTTCTTCTACGACCTCGCCGCCGACGAGCAGGATAAGCAACAGGTGCGCGAGCATGTGCGCCGCGTGATGGACTACATCATCGATGGCGGCTATGTGTTGCGCGATATCGACGGCACACACACCCGCTGGGGCGTGTGGTCACCAGAGAAGCTCAATGGAGACCCGGACTGGGCGCCGGAACGCGGCATCAACTCGGTGGAGATACTCTCCTTCTTGAAGGCAGCGCACCACATGATCGGCGATGCCAAATACGAGCGCGAATATCGCCGCCTGCTGGACGAGCACGGTTATCGCGAAAACGTGAAGCGAGCGAAAACCTTCAACCGGGCCTGGCGCACGCATATCGACGACGAACTGCTGGCGCTGGCTTTTCCCGCTTTGCTGCTGTACGAAAACGATGCCGACCTCAAACGGCTGTACAGACAGGCACTGGACACGTGGTACGAAGGGGTGAAGCACGACCAGAACCCCTGGTTCCACTTCCTGTACGCCTCGCTCACCGGCTCTCCACCCGAAATGGGGGACTCCCTCATGTTCCTGCGCGATGCCCCGCTGGACCTGGTGCGCTGGACGGTGGACAATACCCGCCGCGAGGACCTGAAGTTGGTGCGCGCCCCCGAGATAGATCCCTGGCAAACCGACCGTCTACCCCCGCCGAGCGAACGCGGCGTGATGCGCTGGGATGATAACCCCTGGCGGGCAGTGCAGGGCGATGGCGGACAGACCGAAAGCGACGGTGTGTTCTGGCTACTGCCGTACTGGATGGGCAGATACTACGGCTATATCCTGCCCCCGGAGCAAAGCAAGTAA
- a CDS encoding Uma2 family endonuclease, producing the protein MGAVRAVRTISQAEYLHTERQASTKSEYLAGRVIAMAGASYVHNRLSTNIAANLHLALRNKPCVVLGSDMRVKIAEVNAYFYPDVVIVCGQPQFEDEQKDTLLNPTVVIEVLSPSTEAFDRGEKFAAYQHIPTLREYLLVAQDRTHVEHFIRQPGGEWQRSEYTDLTQKVHLPSVGIDVPVELIMRA; encoded by the coding sequence ATGGGCGCGGTGCGTGCCGTCCGAACTATCTCGCAAGCCGAGTACCTCCATACCGAGCGGCAAGCCAGCACCAAAAGCGAATACCTTGCAGGAAGGGTTATCGCGATGGCGGGGGCATCTTACGTCCATAACCGCCTCAGCACGAACATCGCGGCGAACCTGCATCTCGCCCTGAGAAACAAGCCGTGTGTGGTGCTGGGCAGCGATATGCGTGTCAAAATCGCAGAGGTGAACGCCTATTTTTATCCTGACGTGGTGATTGTGTGTGGGCAGCCGCAGTTCGAGGACGAACAAAAGGACACCTTGTTGAATCCCACGGTGGTCATCGAGGTGCTTTCGCCGTCCACCGAGGCGTTTGACAGGGGTGAAAAGTTCGCGGCGTATCAGCACATCCCCACCCTGCGCGAATACCTGCTGGTGGCGCAGGATAGAACGCACGTGGAACACTTCATCCGTCAGCCCGGTGGCGAGTGGCAGCGGAGCGAATATACAGACCTTACCCAGAAAGTCCACTTACCCAGCGTTGGGATCGACGTGCCTGTCGAGCTGATTATGAGGGCGTGA
- a CDS encoding intein-containing RctB family protein, giving the protein MSEKWEGKLERIDTYRWRIPKDYKNGMRVDGIIYASAQLVEQIVQDQSPEQVANVATLPGIQSYSIAMPDIHWGYGFPIGGVAAMDIKEGVVSPGGVGFDINCLTEETRVLCEHGYTLTIGDLQHRWHQETIICQVFSRKSSDTASIGAYIKARADNPVYEICTEAGDVIRASVEHPFLTPSGMKPLQELKVGDVIALYPFEGVPYEQPGDEVILDEEDIIHRLKDLGDVEAGNRGEQILRYLRRLKILPLRYDSPATPFFIKLLGYLMGDGTLYFEGKTGKGVTWFYGKEADLEDIRRDLKRVGITPSQVYRRLRQHSIVKPHKKVHFEYQECAFKVVSTGFALVMAALGAPVGKKTEQAYEVPSWLQRAPRWQKRLFLAALFGAEMNAPAPLPGHVHHFQYPTLSMSKRPPQAESGRRFLLQIANMLREFEIEVHPLREEVEQVNEQGDVSVRFKLLIRNDPENLLRLWSQVGFEYNRARRALANAAAQYVKRKIQVVRARQQASLTALRMHNQGKTLQEITENLQPLGVSQRFIERSIYENPNRTPRVPKQFPTFPEYLKEATAGIESSGMVWDSIARITPVQDVKEVYDLTVMHPDHNFVANGFVVSNCGVRMLRTDLTMDEVQPRIKELVDQIFRDVPAGLKGEGLIKVNPQELREVMRKGAIWMIEHGYGWEEDIERSEQSTTLTGLLPPEPSNISNRAIERGKTQLGTLGGGNHFLEIQVVDEIYDAKVAEAFGITQVGQITVMIHTGSRGFGHQTCDDYLDVMQKAQKKYGIELPDRQLACAPITSEEGEDYLTAMACAANFAWANRQAIAHWVRQAFAKVFGSKPQDLGMHQIYDVAHNIAKIEEHEINGKVKAVCVHRKGATRAFGPGHPAVPEVYRHVGQPVLIPGDMGRYSFILVGTVTAMRETFGSTCHGAGRMMSRHGAMREAQGRNIAQELAEKGIYVRAQNKATLAEEASYAYKDVANVVDVCEGVGISRKVARLRPIGVVKG; this is encoded by the coding sequence ATGAGCGAAAAGTGGGAGGGCAAATTAGAGCGGATTGATACCTATCGCTGGCGCATTCCCAAGGACTACAAAAACGGCATGCGCGTGGACGGCATCATCTACGCCAGCGCGCAGTTAGTCGAACAGATTGTTCAGGACCAGTCTCCGGAGCAGGTAGCAAACGTCGCCACCCTGCCGGGTATTCAGAGCTACTCCATCGCCATGCCCGACATCCACTGGGGCTACGGCTTCCCCATTGGTGGAGTAGCGGCAATGGATATCAAAGAGGGTGTAGTGTCACCTGGAGGGGTTGGCTTTGACATCAACTGCTTAACTGAGGAAACACGAGTTCTCTGCGAGCATGGCTACACCCTGACCATTGGCGACCTGCAGCACCGGTGGCACCAAGAGACGATTATCTGCCAGGTGTTCTCCCGAAAATCGTCCGACACAGCAAGTATCGGCGCTTACATCAAAGCGCGCGCGGATAACCCTGTCTATGAGATTTGTACAGAGGCAGGGGATGTGATTCGGGCAAGCGTGGAACACCCCTTCTTAACCCCGAGCGGAATGAAGCCCTTGCAGGAGCTGAAGGTTGGAGACGTCATCGCCCTGTATCCTTTCGAAGGGGTTCCCTACGAACAGCCCGGTGACGAGGTTATTCTTGATGAAGAGGACATCATCCATCGCTTAAAGGACCTGGGTGACGTGGAGGCGGGAAACCGTGGCGAGCAAATACTCAGATACTTGAGACGACTGAAGATTCTTCCATTGCGATACGACTCGCCCGCCACACCCTTCTTCATCAAGCTGCTAGGCTACTTGATGGGTGATGGCACGCTCTATTTCGAAGGCAAAACCGGGAAAGGCGTCACCTGGTTTTACGGAAAAGAAGCGGACCTGGAGGACATCCGCCGCGACCTAAAGCGTGTCGGTATCACTCCCTCGCAGGTCTACCGCAGGTTGCGCCAACACTCCATTGTGAAACCCCACAAGAAGGTACACTTTGAATACCAGGAATGCGCTTTTAAGGTGGTTAGCACGGGTTTTGCGCTGGTCATGGCAGCCCTGGGGGCACCTGTTGGCAAAAAGACAGAGCAGGCATACGAGGTGCCGTCGTGGCTGCAGCGCGCGCCCAGGTGGCAGAAACGGCTATTCCTCGCAGCGCTCTTTGGCGCTGAGATGAATGCTCCTGCCCCCCTGCCGGGACACGTACATCACTTCCAGTATCCCACGCTTTCGATGAGCAAGAGACCACCCCAGGCGGAAAGCGGCAGACGGTTCCTTCTGCAGATAGCGAACATGCTTCGCGAGTTCGAAATAGAAGTACATCCCCTACGTGAGGAAGTAGAACAGGTCAATGAACAAGGGGACGTTTCCGTGCGGTTCAAACTCCTTATCCGCAATGACCCCGAAAACCTATTGCGATTATGGTCACAGGTTGGTTTCGAGTATAATCGCGCGCGCCGAGCATTGGCAAACGCGGCAGCACAGTACGTAAAGCGTAAAATTCAGGTAGTCAGAGCCCGTCAGCAGGCATCCCTCACCGCGCTGCGGATGCACAATCAGGGCAAAACTCTGCAAGAGATTACCGAAAACCTGCAACCGCTCGGCGTCAGCCAGCGGTTTATTGAGCGCAGCATCTACGAAAACCCGAACCGAACACCTCGAGTGCCCAAGCAGTTTCCCACCTTCCCAGAATACCTCAAGGAGGCAACTGCGGGAATTGAATCCAGCGGCATGGTGTGGGACAGCATTGCCCGCATTACACCCGTACAGGATGTCAAAGAGGTCTATGACCTGACTGTAATGCATCCTGACCATAACTTCGTGGCGAATGGTTTCGTGGTCTCGAACTGTGGGGTCCGCATGTTGCGAACCGACCTGACGATGGATGAGGTACAGCCGCGCATTAAGGAGCTGGTGGACCAGATTTTCCGCGATGTTCCCGCAGGGCTGAAGGGCGAGGGGTTGATCAAGGTCAACCCGCAGGAGCTGCGCGAGGTGATGCGCAAAGGCGCCATCTGGATGATCGAACACGGCTACGGCTGGGAGGAGGACATCGAGCGCAGCGAGCAAAGCACCACCCTCACCGGACTGCTTCCGCCCGAGCCGTCCAACATCTCCAATCGCGCCATCGAGCGGGGAAAGACGCAGCTGGGCACACTGGGCGGCGGCAACCACTTCCTAGAGATACAGGTGGTGGACGAAATCTACGACGCCAAAGTCGCCGAGGCCTTCGGCATCACTCAGGTGGGACAGATTACGGTGATGATACACACCGGCTCGCGTGGCTTTGGACACCAGACCTGCGATGACTATCTGGACGTCATGCAAAAAGCGCAGAAGAAGTACGGCATCGAACTGCCCGACCGCCAGCTCGCCTGCGCCCCCATTACCTCTGAAGAAGGCGAGGACTACCTGACGGCAATGGCGTGCGCGGCGAACTTCGCCTGGGCAAACCGCCAGGCAATTGCGCACTGGGTGCGGCAGGCCTTTGCAAAGGTATTCGGCAGCAAGCCGCAGGACCTGGGTATGCATCAGATATACGACGTGGCACACAACATCGCCAAGATAGAGGAACACGAGATAAACGGCAAAGTCAAGGCGGTATGCGTGCACCGCAAGGGAGCCACTCGCGCCTTCGGTCCCGGACACCCCGCTGTGCCAGAGGTGTATCGCCATGTGGGTCAACCGGTGCTGATTCCGGGCGACATGGGGCGGTACTCCTTCATACTGGTGGGCACGGTAACCGCTATGCGTGAGACCTTTGGCTCCACCTGTCACGGCGCGGGACGCATGATGAGCCGGCATGGCGCGATGCGTGAGGCGCAGGGTCGCAACATCGCCCAGGAGCTGGCGGAGAAAGGCATCTACGTGCGCGCCCAGAACAAAGCCACACTGGCAGAAGAGGCTTCTTACGCCTACAAGGACGTGGCAAACGTGGTAGACGTGTGTGAAGGCGTGGGTATCTCCCGCAAGGTCGCCCGTCTGCGTCCTATCGGCGTGGTGAAAGGGTAG
- a CDS encoding cation:proton antiporter, whose protein sequence is MALDSFLLMLILILLFARIMAQLAERVKQPPVLGELIAGVLLGASVLGWVPDNEILHLLAEVGVMLLLFEIGLETDLGALLRVGAKSLVVALIGIALPFAGGYLTCVALGITGKTAILFGAAFCATSIGITARVLSDLGVLNSTEGRIVLGAAVLDDVLGLVILAVVSAIAMKGSVSPLFVVQTTVVALVFVAVALIVGRMLAPSILRVVDRMTVRGALVTAALVMAFAFALAAKKVGSAAIVGSFAAGLVLSSIGRTKQIEHELKPIADFFTPIFFVSVGVAVNVRLFNPFDPANRSTLVLALLGTVVAFLGKFLAGWGAWGKGIRKALIGAGMVPRGEVGLIFATVGKQNGVLSDAHYAALLAVIFLTTFVAPILLAFIAKRSVTPEAVEVPVH, encoded by the coding sequence ATGGCGCTGGATAGTTTCTTGCTGATGCTGATTCTCATTCTACTCTTCGCCCGCATCATGGCGCAGCTGGCGGAGCGTGTGAAACAACCCCCTGTACTGGGCGAGTTGATTGCAGGGGTACTGCTCGGCGCGAGCGTACTCGGTTGGGTTCCCGATAACGAGATCCTGCATCTGCTGGCAGAAGTGGGTGTCATGCTTTTGTTGTTCGAAATCGGTTTGGAAACCGACCTGGGTGCGCTGCTTCGGGTGGGGGCGAAGTCGCTCGTGGTGGCTCTTATCGGTATTGCCTTACCGTTCGCCGGGGGATACCTGACCTGCGTCGCTCTGGGCATCACTGGCAAGACCGCCATTCTGTTCGGAGCGGCGTTCTGCGCGACCAGCATTGGTATCACCGCGCGTGTGCTGTCCGACCTGGGCGTGCTGAACAGCACAGAGGGACGTATCGTGCTGGGGGCGGCGGTTCTGGATGACGTTTTGGGATTGGTGATTCTGGCTGTGGTCTCGGCGATAGCGATGAAGGGGAGCGTGAGCCCGCTATTCGTTGTGCAGACCACGGTCGTGGCGCTGGTATTTGTGGCGGTAGCGTTAATCGTGGGCAGGATGCTTGCTCCTTCTATCCTCCGGGTGGTAGACCGGATGACGGTGCGCGGTGCGCTGGTGACGGCGGCACTGGTGATGGCATTCGCTTTCGCGCTGGCGGCGAAGAAAGTAGGTTCCGCGGCGATAGTGGGTTCGTTTGCGGCGGGACTGGTGCTCTCCTCCATTGGGCGCACGAAGCAGATCGAGCATGAGCTCAAGCCCATTGCCGATTTCTTTACGCCCATCTTCTTCGTCAGTGTAGGCGTGGCGGTGAATGTGCGACTGTTTAATCCCTTTGATCCAGCGAATCGCTCCACACTGGTGCTTGCGCTGCTGGGCACGGTGGTGGCGTTTTTGGGTAAGTTCCTGGCAGGCTGGGGAGCGTGGGGCAAGGGCATACGAAAAGCCCTCATCGGTGCGGGGATGGTTCCACGCGGAGAGGTGGGTCTCATTTTCGCGACGGTGGGCAAGCAGAACGGTGTGCTGAGCGATGCCCATTATGCGGCACTGCTGGCGGTGATATTTCTGACAACCTTCGTCGCTCCGATACTGCTGGCGTTCATCGCTAAAAGAAGCGTCACTCCCGAAGCGGTGGAGGTTCCCGTGCATTGA
- a CDS encoding response regulator, producing MESYRILIAEDEPLTRMMLRARLEKIGHQVVAEAENGVQAVQAARVHEPDLIIMDIRMPEMDGIEAARAIVQERPCAIVFLTAYSEQELVEAASEAGAFGYLVKPFRKEDLGPAIEIAMLRFRELQARNREVEELKEALETRKLIERAKGILMQRLGLTEEEAFKRIHFQARNQNKKMREIAESIITAADLI from the coding sequence ATGGAAAGTTACCGCATTTTAATCGCCGAGGACGAACCGCTGACCCGTATGATGCTGCGGGCGAGGCTGGAAAAAATCGGTCATCAGGTAGTTGCGGAGGCAGAGAACGGCGTGCAGGCAGTACAGGCAGCGCGAGTGCACGAACCCGATTTAATCATCATGGACATTCGCATGCCGGAGATGGACGGCATCGAGGCAGCTCGCGCGATTGTTCAGGAACGCCCCTGTGCCATTGTCTTTCTGACCGCCTACAGCGAACAGGAGCTGGTGGAGGCGGCAAGCGAAGCGGGGGCGTTCGGCTATCTTGTCAAGCCATTCCGCAAAGAGGACCTGGGGCCCGCGATTGAGATTGCCATGCTCCGCTTCCGCGAGCTTCAGGCGCGCAACCGCGAGGTAGAGGAACTGAAAGAAGCCCTTGAGACCCGCAAGCTGATCGAGCGCGCCAAGGGAATCCTGATGCAGCGTCTGGGGTTGACCGAAGAGGAGGCGTTCAAGCGCATCCACTTCCAGGCGCGCAATCAGAACAAGAAGATGCGCGAGATTGCCGAGAGCATCATCACCGCAGCGGATTTAATCTGA
- a CDS encoding PQQ-binding-like beta-propeller repeat protein: MGKRITWLCAILLFCSAAWGESFVFLHITDTHIGITAHHQETRAYIQTFNALDPQPAFIVNTGDCTELGSTEEYRRYREIMSELRIPLINVPGNHDVRWSAIGKEGFARWLGPLRMHWEREGCHFFALDSTALLEHHGHFEEADLQWLQKRLRRLPKGAPVFLFFHHWVASGAKMVDNEHRLLDIIAPYNVKAVFVGHGHRDTTWWRNGVLFLMARGLYQGSYHRAEIGNTTIRIWRVTKENAQPILLAELPRAPQPVPQLHVQDVRPQGNALVARLQWRAPEDVRPEQWQSRIGNGEWRSVTAEGIGTSFTVRLPIEDAVPGTHRVDFRAVCEQKPYETSTIVQLPGAVRPLWVFRTGGSVKAQPVVYNGTVYISSFDGTLYAVDIASGRVRWKTPVGGTLVAAPAVTEDVIVIGSTSGVVACLRRSDGRPIWKTKLPPPVFASAGIHEDVVCTAAGDGKIYGLSLRDGKPLWDFQTDMFVQSRIVPVRGMFIAGCWDNHVYALDARTGALRWKQKFGRSFYYSPAIGSPATDGVRVVVPSNDGVLHAMRVSNGEVLWELPSASGNSFGYPSPLLKNGMVYCGALGNRGLVYAIDIRTGQPRWVAETGRVMYDSGCALAQGVIFTASVDGVVYWIEESSGRILQTYQLAEGHVFCVPDTDGERFVIGSLNGKVYAFPARVRGNQMLEK, encoded by the coding sequence ATGGGGAAAAGGATAACCTGGCTGTGCGCCATCTTGCTTTTCTGCTCCGCAGCCTGGGGCGAGTCGTTCGTCTTTTTGCATATCACCGACACCCATATCGGTATCACGGCGCATCATCAGGAAACTCGCGCCTACATTCAGACTTTCAACGCACTCGACCCACAACCCGCCTTTATTGTGAACACCGGTGACTGTACCGAGCTCGGCTCTACCGAGGAGTACCGGCGCTATCGCGAAATCATGAGCGAGCTGCGTATCCCGCTCATCAATGTGCCGGGCAACCACGATGTGCGCTGGAGCGCAATCGGCAAGGAAGGTTTCGCCAGGTGGCTGGGTCCCCTGCGGATGCACTGGGAGCGGGAGGGATGCCACTTTTTTGCTCTGGATAGCACGGCATTACTGGAACATCACGGGCACTTCGAAGAGGCAGACCTGCAGTGGCTGCAGAAGCGGCTTCGTCGGCTTCCCAAAGGCGCTCCGGTTTTCCTCTTCTTCCATCACTGGGTCGCCTCCGGTGCGAAAATGGTCGATAACGAACACCGCCTGCTGGACATCATCGCCCCATACAACGTCAAGGCGGTATTCGTAGGTCATGGACACAGGGACACCACGTGGTGGCGCAACGGTGTGCTGTTCCTGATGGCACGCGGACTGTATCAGGGCAGCTATCACCGCGCGGAGATAGGCAACACCACGATACGCATCTGGCGCGTGACGAAGGAAAACGCACAACCCATTCTGCTGGCAGAGTTACCTCGCGCGCCTCAGCCGGTACCACAGCTGCACGTGCAAGACGTGCGCCCGCAGGGCAATGCCCTGGTGGCGCGGCTGCAGTGGCGTGCGCCAGAAGACGTGCGTCCCGAGCAGTGGCAGAGCCGCATCGGCAACGGAGAATGGCGCAGCGTGACCGCGGAAGGCATCGGTACCTCCTTCACCGTGCGCCTGCCCATCGAAGATGCTGTGCCAGGCACGCATCGGGTGGATTTCCGGGCGGTCTGTGAACAGAAGCCTTACGAAACGTCCACTATCGTGCAACTGCCCGGTGCGGTGCGCCCTTTGTGGGTTTTCCGAACAGGAGGCTCCGTCAAGGCGCAACCTGTTGTGTACAACGGCACCGTCTACATCAGCAGTTTCGACGGCACATTGTATGCTGTGGACATCGCATCCGGCAGGGTGCGCTGGAAAACGCCTGTGGGTGGCACGCTGGTTGCCGCTCCGGCAGTAACTGAGGATGTGATAGTTATCGGAAGCACATCGGGAGTGGTCGCGTGCCTGCGCCGGTCCGACGGTCGCCCCATCTGGAAGACGAAGCTGCCTCCTCCCGTGTTTGCTTCGGCGGGGATTCATGAGGACGTGGTATGCACCGCTGCAGGCGACGGTAAGATTTACGGATTGTCCCTGCGCGATGGCAAACCGCTGTGGGATTTCCAGACGGATATGTTCGTGCAATCGCGCATCGTGCCAGTGCGCGGGATGTTTATCGCAGGATGCTGGGACAATCACGTCTATGCGCTGGATGCCCGCACTGGTGCGTTGAGGTGGAAACAGAAGTTCGGGAGGTCGTTCTACTACTCCCCCGCCATTGGCTCACCGGCTACGGACGGAGTGCGTGTCGTGGTTCCTTCCAACGATGGAGTACTGCACGCGATGCGCGTCAGCAACGGGGAGGTCTTGTGGGAACTGCCTTCTGCGTCGGGCAACAGTTTCGGTTATCCGTCCCCTCTGCTCAAAAACGGGATGGTCTACTGTGGTGCGCTGGGCAATCGGGGGCTGGTCTACGCCATAGATATACGTACTGGACAGCCGCGATGGGTTGCAGAAACGGGGCGAGTGATGTATGATTCTGGGTGTGCTCTGGCGCAGGGCGTTATCTTCACGGCGTCGGTAGATGGTGTGGTATACTGGATAGAGGAGAGCAGCGGGCGGATATTACAGACCTATCAGCTGGCGGAGGGACACGTTTTTTGCGTACCCGATACGGACGGTGAACGGTTCGTCATCGGGTCTCTGAACGGAAAGGTTTACGCTTTTCCGGCGCGTGTCCGGGGCAACCAGATGTTGGAAAAGTGA
- a CDS encoding PilT/PilU family type 4a pilus ATPase: protein MRNIHDLLEYAIPRRASDVILKAGSPPVLRIDGKVVVSDLPPLTPLDCHELAYSILYSAARDALLASAHPRASVEPLDVDEKMQQLEQHAEIDTVFTVGGLARVRCNLFLQRGSISAALRIIPLQPPTIEEANLPLVFKDFVSQQQGLILITGPTGSGKSTTMAAMIEEINRTRTANVVTIEEPIEYVFEDKQSVILQREVGTDTASFATALRSVLRQNPDVIAIGEMRDVETMRVALTAAELGHLVIATLHTMSAPATITRILNSFPPEERVPLRVQLANTLICAVAQRLVMRADGEGRLPAVEILVGSPTVRKLIEDGKTDDLYAAMREGEHYGMNTLNQALERLYSAQLITYEEALANAGNVAELKQMLRHR, encoded by the coding sequence ATGCGAAACATTCACGATTTACTGGAGTATGCTATTCCGCGACGCGCTTCGGATGTCATCCTCAAGGCTGGCAGTCCTCCGGTTTTAAGGATTGACGGCAAAGTGGTGGTCAGTGATTTACCTCCGCTTACTCCTCTGGACTGCCACGAGCTAGCGTATAGCATTCTTTACAGCGCCGCTCGTGATGCTCTTCTGGCGTCCGCTCATCCCCGCGCGAGCGTGGAGCCGCTGGATGTGGACGAGAAGATGCAGCAGCTGGAACAGCACGCCGAGATTGACACCGTCTTCACCGTCGGGGGGCTGGCACGTGTAAGGTGCAATCTTTTTCTGCAGAGGGGCAGTATCAGTGCGGCTCTACGGATAATACCTCTGCAACCGCCCACTATTGAGGAAGCCAACCTGCCGCTGGTCTTTAAGGATTTCGTTTCTCAACAGCAGGGCTTGATTCTCATCACCGGGCCCACCGGCAGCGGCAAATCCACCACCATGGCGGCGATGATCGAGGAGATTAATCGCACCCGCACTGCCAACGTCGTCACCATCGAGGAGCCGATAGAGTACGTCTTTGAGGACAAGCAAAGTGTGATTCTGCAGCGCGAGGTGGGAACGGACACCGCTTCTTTTGCCACTGCCCTGCGAAGTGTGCTGCGACAGAATCCGGATGTGATTGCCATTGGGGAGATGCGTGATGTGGAAACCATGCGGGTTGCGCTGACCGCTGCCGAGCTGGGGCATCTCGTGATTGCCACCCTGCATACCATGTCCGCTCCTGCCACTATCACACGCATTCTCAACAGCTTCCCGCCGGAGGAGCGTGTGCCTTTACGTGTGCAGCTGGCGAATACGTTAATCTGCGCGGTGGCACAGCGGCTGGTGATGCGTGCCGATGGGGAAGGCAGGTTGCCCGCGGTGGAGATACTGGTGGGCTCGCCTACCGTGCGCAAGTTGATCGAAGACGGTAAAACCGACGACCTGTATGCCGCCATGCGCGAAGGTGAGCATTACGGCATGAACACACTGAACCAGGCTCTCGAACGACTGTACTCGGCGCAGCTGATTACCTACGAAGAGGCTCTGGCAAATGCGGGGAACGTGGCGGAGCTGAAGCAGATGCTCCGCCACCGGTAA